The region ATAAGAGGCGATATCTTCTCCTGTTCATCTCCCGGAAGAAAGCCTATATCCGCGTCAAACTGGGCGTTGGGACGGCTGATGATGATCCGCCGGTATTCCCCCGTTGGATTGTTCAGCAGTTTTTCCAGTCCCACGGCCAATGAATAGAAGGTTTTTGCCGTTCCCGCCATTCCCTTTACAATCACCAGAGGCGCTTTGTCCGCCGGCTGCATCAGCGCCTCCTGCAGAAAGTACTGCCCTGAATTCTTAGGGCTGATGCCATATGGTTTGCTCTTTTTGTATTCCAGCGGCACGATTCTGTCTCCCTGAACCCGTCCCAGCAGCGTTTTCTTTACGGACTGGTCCGCTTTCAGAAGCAGAAACTGGTTTTCCCACAGCTGCGGACAGCTGTGTCCACCGCTTTCGTCAGATATGTATGCTTTATCCACAGGAATCCCTTTTTTCTTAAACTCCTTCACATCCTCCTCCGGTATGAATACCTCGCAGCGTCCCGTGTACTGCTCATCCCTGTCCGACACCTGTTCCGTGATAAAGTCCTCAGCCCGTATCCCTATAATTTGTGCCTTGATGCGCAGCTGTTCCAGCATACGGATGGAAGCCCTGGCATTGGCTCCCCGCTCTCCCTCTGCCTTCTTTAGGTTATCTAACTCTTCCAGCACCACCATGGGAAGCACAATATAGTTCTCCTCAAAGCAGTTCACAGCGTAGGGGGCTTGAATCAGCACATTGGTATCTAATACATAGGTTTTAATCATTCACAGGGCTCCTTTTCCGGTTTTTATAAAACGTTTTGGACTCTTTGCAGTTACTTCTTACGATTACTTCTTTCCAATTACCATCATACCCCGCTGCTTGACCCCGTTCTACCACAGATATGTAAAACAATAGTAAAGATCTTGACATTATATTTCCCATCCCCTATAATCAGAATTGATTCGCGGACCGCATTCCACAATATAAGTACAATATGGTATAAGAGAAAGGCGGCTAACTGAAATATGATTATTAGATGATTGAACAGCAGCAGATGATTTACACACACCCTTTCCTGGCTGTATAAAAGCCGGGCGGATTTTGTGTGTCTTTGTCATTTCGTTCAGTCATACAGGGAATCATATTCCACAGGGCCATATTTTTATATAACAGGATGCATCTGTCTATCCATATGCCTCCGCCGCATCAGACGGCATGTCCCGGCAGGCGCGCGCAAACCGCTCCTGACCTGTACATTCCCTCTCCTTCGGCTTCCTCACAGGCCAGGTTTATATCCCTTCTGAACGAAGTGCGTTTAGGAGGGATTTTTTATGTTGTTAAATGCACTGAATATTAAAAAAGAATATGGAATTCAGACTGTGCTGGATATTGAAAAACTGGAAATCCGGGATGGGGACCGGATTGGGCTCATCGGACGCAACGGAGCCGGGAAATCCACCCTTTTAGGCGTCCTCTCCGGAAGGATTGCCTGCGACGAGGGCGTGGTGAAAAGGTATTGTCCCATTGCGGAGATTCTCCAGACCGGTGAAACTGAGGATGAACCTGAGGCCAGGCTTCTAAGCCAATTAAAGCTCCGTGACAGCGCTGTAAAAAGCGGGGGCGAAAAGACCAGGCGCGCCATCGGGGCGGCATTTTCCAGCCAGGCCCCGCTGCTCTTTGCCGACGAACCCACCACTAATTTGGATATGGAAGGCGTGGCACTGTTGGAGAAAATGATGAGGGGCTACAGGGGGGCCATCCTGATGATATCCCATGACAGGACGCTTTTGGACCAGGTCTGCAATCAGATATGGGAGCTGGACCGGGCAGCCGTGCGCGTCTTTGACGGCAATTACTCTGACTGGGCCTCTCAGAAGGAACGTGAACGGGGCTTCCAGGAATTTGAATACCAGCAGTACCAGAAAGAAAAAAGGCGGCTGGAGCGGGCTGCCGACGCCTTGCAGAGAAAAAGCCGGAAAATGGCAAAGCCGCCCAAACGCATGGGAAGCAGCGAGTGGATGCTCTACAAAGGCGTCGCCGCTGTCCAGCAGGGTCATGTGCAAAGCAATAAATCCTCTGTCATGAGCCGGCTGGAGCACCTGGATAAAAAGGACCGCCCGGACGAACCGCCCCAGGTGTCCATGAGACTGCCGGACGCCGGGCGGATACGGGCCAAAAACGCGGCCGCTATCCGGCATCTCACCGTGAGCTACGGGAATCGCATTGTACTGGACGATGTGAGCCTGGAAATAGAGGCAGGGAAACGGACCTTTATCATCGGCAATAACGGGGCCGGGAAGTCCACCTTAATCAAAGCCCTGATGGACAGGGCCCCCGAAACCTTCATTGCCTCCGAAGCAAGAGTCGCCTATTTTTCTCAGGACCTGGACACCCTGGACCCGGAAAAAACCGTGCTGGAAAATGTAGCGGAGGATGCAGCCTATCCCCAGCATATCTGCCGGGCCGTCCTGGCCAACCTCTATATGACTAAAGACGATATGTTTAAACCAGTCAGCGTATTATCCGGAGGAGAAAAGGTCAAGACAGCCCTGGCCAAGGTTCTGGTATCAGGCTGCAGCTTCATGATTCTGGACGAACCCACCAACCATATGGATGTGTATACCATGGAGGGTCTGGAACATCTGCTGGAAAGCTACGACGGAACGCTGCTGGCCGTCAGCCACGACCGTACCTTCATAAGTCATACAGGGGATGTGGTGTGCCAGCTTGAAAAAGGAAACATACAAAAAAGCACGGCGCAGAAAACAGACACACGGCACAGCGGGAAATATTAACCGTTATATTTTATTGACAATAACGCTTTTCCATTATATGATAGATTTACTATAATTATCCATATGGAGGAGACGTATCATGAGAAAAAATGTATTGGGGATTCTACTGGCAGGCACCATAGGATCTGCCCTTATAACAGGCTGCGGTGCCGCATCCTCCGGCACTGCCCAGTCCTCTGCCCCACAGCAGACACAGGAATCAGCTCCGGCCTCTGACGAAGCCGGTACATCAACCGCGGACGCAGCAGACCTGACAGGCCATACCCTGATGATCTACTGCGGCGCGGGCATAACAAAGCCGTTCCAGGAAATAGCAGACAGCTTTAAATCGGTCACCGGCTGCGAGATGAACGTGACATACGCCAATGCCGGCCAGATTCAGTCCCAGATTACCACATCCGAAGAGGGCGACATGTTCATAGCCGGTTCAGCCGAGGAACTGAAACCGGTTGAGTCCTATGTATCCGAAAGCAGGGCGCTGGTAAAACATATACCCGTACTGGCAGTACAGAGCGGCAATCCGAAAAACATTACCTCTCTGTCCGGCCTGGCCGCAGAGGGCGTGTCCCTCATTATCGGCGATGCGGACTCTACTCCCATTGGAAAGATTGCCAAAAAGGCCCTGAGCGATGCAGGTATCCTTGACAAGGTACAGATAGCGGCATCCACTGCCACGGCTCCCCAGATGGCAACTGCCATTGCCGCGGGAGAGGCTGACGCAGCCATCATCTGGAAGGAGAACTGCGATGCAGAAGGTGTGGAAATCGTGGATAACAGCGGTTTGGAAGATTACATAAAGACCATCCCCGCGGCCTCCTTAATCTGCTCTGCGGATCATGACGCCAGACAGGCATTTCTGGACTACTTAAATTCAGGGGAGGCACGGGAAATCTGGATAAAGTATGGATATGAAATTGCGGAATAAACATAGGAGGCGTAGAGGGACAGACCTGTTCTCAGCCCTGACCGTCGCGGTGGCGCTGCTGGCGATTCTTTTCATCGGCAGCGCGGTCTGCGCCATTGCAGCCGGAGGGCTTCCCGCCTTTGCCGGAACCATACGCCAGAAGGAAGTGCTCTTTGCCCTGCGTCTCAGCGCGGTCACCGCCAGTCTCTCCACCCTTATTGTCATGGCTCTGGCACTTCCCACCGCCTATGCCCTGACCCGGACCTCCATGCCCTTTAAGGAGCTGTCCGGCATCATCATCGAACTGACCTTGTCCCTTCCATACCTGCTTCTGGGACTCAGTCTCCTTATCATATTTTCATCACCTGCAGGCAAATGGCTGAAAGAGCAGGGCTTTAAGGTGGTGTTTTCTCCCGCGGGCATTGTCATGGCCCACATCCTGGTAAATCTCCCCTATGCCATCCGGCTCATCCGCACGGCCTTCGAGGCATCCGACCAGCGGATGGAATTCATTGCCCGGACCCTGGGGGCTTCCCCCTGGAAATGCTTTCTGACCATTCTCCTTCCCCTTTGCCGCAGAAGCCTTGTGAGTACCTTCATCCTGACCTGGTCCAGAGCCCTGGGTGAATTCGGAGCCACCCTTATGGTGGTGGGAATTACCCGTTTTAAGACGGAAACCCTGCCCGGCAGCATCTATCTGAGCATATCCACCGGCGACAACCAGGCCGCCATGGCAACTGCCATGCTGATGCTGATGATTTCCGGGCTGGCCCTCTTTCTCTCCCGTCTGCTTACCAGTCCCGCTGACAGAAACAAAAGGCAGGTGTTCATACGATGAACCAAATAGTTATCAACAATTTTTCCGTAAAAAGAGGCAGTTTTACACTGTCACCCATCTCTCTTACCATACAAAAGGGGGAAATCTTCGCCATCCTGGACCGCACGGGTTCGGGTAAGACCGTACTTCTGGAGGCCATCAGCGGCATGTTTCCCGGGGACACCGGCAGCATCCTCTTTGACGGAATTGACATACGGGACATCCCGCCCGGTCAGAGGAAGCTGGGCCTTGTGTATCAGGACTATGGCCTGTTTCCACATATGAAGGTAAAGGAAATATTTCCTATGGACTGAAAATGCACGGATATTCAAAAAAAGAACAGGACAGCCGCGCACAGGAGCTTATGGAAATGCTGTCCATCTCCCACATAAGAGACCAGTATCCCGGAACCCTGAGCGGAGGCGAGAGCCAGCGCACAGCCCTGGCAAGAGCCCTGGCACCGGCTCCCCAGGTTCTTTTATTAGATGAGCCATTTTCAGCCCTGGACCCTGCCACCCGGCAGTCCCTGTATCAGGAGCTGCGCCGGATTCACCGGCATTTTGGCTGCACCATCATCTTCGTCACCCACGATTTTCTGGAAGCCCGGACCCTTGCAGGCCGCGCGGCCATTCTTCTGGAAGGGGAATTAAAGACAGTCACCGACACCTCCAAGCTGATAAACGGGCATTTTTCCGCGGAGGTGGAAGGGTTTCTGGGGAGAAATCAAATCATTACTGCGCCAGAGCGCCAAAAAGAAAAGAGGATTGTCCAATGACATATATCAATGATGCGCTGTCATTTTACAGCGAATTAAGATCACGTTTCATGAAGCTGCTGACAGAGGAAGGGATTCTGGACGAACAGGTGGTAATCAACACAAAATCCCTCACGCCGGAGGAAGCCATAGGTATTACCAAACGGAAGGATTTTCCCATCATAACAGGAAAGGATGTGATGGTTCAGGCAGAATGTTTGGGCGCACTGGGACAGGCGTTTACCGATGCCCCCTCTGCATATCGGGGCACATTGGAAGAAATATGCTCCCTGGACCTGGCAAATGACCCCTACAGCCGCGGATTGTTCATAGCGGCCCTGAACGCTGTCATGAAACACCTGGGCAGAGTGGACTGTACGGTCCACTGCCGCAATGAAGGGCCGGAATTCTGCGCCGCGGATGTGGTCCGTTAGGGCAGTTGACTTAAGCCCGTCCAATATCGGCCAGAAGCGCTTCGGAGTCCTTGTTGAGGACGGACGCATCCCTGAGACCAGTCAGTCCCTGTGCCGTCTGGCAGATCTGGTACTGTGCACGGGAAGCACTGTCTGTAACGGATCCATCGTGGACTTCCTTCCATTTAAGGACAAAATCCTGTTCTATGGCACTACCCTGGCCGGAGCCGCCCCTCTTATGGGCCTGCCAAGGCTGTGCTTTGCGGACCGTTATCAGGATTCCTTCTTGCAAAATACGTCTGCCTGATGCTATAGTATAGAAAGATTTCATCAGGACGATTACAACTAAAGGAGGACTACCATGGCTTCACTGCCAAGGATTGGTGAAACCATAAGCGGTTTCACCGTCACCGAACTTGGAACCATACACATGCTGGGCGCCAGGACCGTTCTGTTTAACCATGAATCCAGCGGCGCCCAGCTTTTATATATTCAGAATGACGACCGGGAACTGGGTTTTAACCTGATTTACCGGACGCCTCAGATGGATGAACGGGATAATTCCCACATATTGGAGCATCTTATTCTTTCCTCCTGTAAAAAGTATCCCAGCAGGGATATCTTTTTTGACATGGACAGCAAGAGCTACGCCACCTTTATGAACGGTCTTACGGACAATACCTTCACCTGCTATCCGGTGTGCAGCCAGAGCCAGGAGCAGCTTCTAAAACTGATGGACGTGTTCCTGTGCTGCATGGAAGAGCCGGATGCCCTGAAGGACAAAAATTTTTATCTGAGGGAGGCCATACGGTATGAGCTCTCATCCGTCAATGGCCCCCTGACCATGCAGGGCACGGTGCTCAGCGAGGACTGGGGCCATCTGACCGACATTCTGGAAAACGCAGACAGCGCCATGTCCCATACCCTTTACGAGGGCTCGCGCACTGCCAACCTGCTGGGGCGGGCTCACCTGCATTACAGAGAGCTGTCCTATGAGCAGGCCAGGGAAACCTTTGAGCGGTGCTACAGCTATTCCAACTGCCTGATTACCCTATATGGAAATATAGATTACAGGGCCATACTGAATTTCCTGGACAGGGAGCACCTTTCCAGGGCCGCCTCAAAAGGCCGCAGCCTTCTTGGGGAGTTTGAGGAACCGGTGAAACCAGGTTTTAGGACCTGTACGGCACAGAGTCCCGCTTATCATGCAGCCCCTCGGAACACGCCTCTGTCATGGACTACGGCATAGACCTGTCAGGCTGCACAAAGGAGGAAC is a window of Enterocloster clostridioformis DNA encoding:
- a CDS encoding PhoH family protein, translated to MIKTYVLDTNVLIQAPYAVNCFEENYIVLPMVVLEELDNLKKAEGERGANARASIRMLEQLRIKAQIIGIRAEDFITEQVSDRDEQYTGRCEVFIPEEDVKEFKKKGIPVDKAYISDESGGHSCPQLWENQFLLLKADQSVKKTLLGRVQGDRIVPLEYKKSKPYGISPKNSGQYFLQEALMQPADKAPLVIVKGMAGTAKTFYSLAVGLEKLLNNPTGEYRRIIISRPNAQFDADIGFLPGDEQEKISPLMRPVIDNLEQLIDSNEEKRYEDEAELKGKVDEIFDRGLIQTEALNYIRGRSIVKTYLIIDEAQNMTPNQVKGIITRAGMGTKVILLGDPNQIDRTFLDERTNGLSYASEHMKGSGLCWQITLNASECERSELAMDAVRRL
- the abc-f gene encoding ribosomal protection-like ABC-F family protein, whose amino-acid sequence is MLLNALNIKKEYGIQTVLDIEKLEIRDGDRIGLIGRNGAGKSTLLGVLSGRIACDEGVVKRYCPIAEILQTGETEDEPEARLLSQLKLRDSAVKSGGEKTRRAIGAAFSSQAPLLFADEPTTNLDMEGVALLEKMMRGYRGAILMISHDRTLLDQVCNQIWELDRAAVRVFDGNYSDWASQKERERGFQEFEYQQYQKEKRRLERAADALQRKSRKMAKPPKRMGSSEWMLYKGVAAVQQGHVQSNKSSVMSRLEHLDKKDRPDEPPQVSMRLPDAGRIRAKNAAAIRHLTVSYGNRIVLDDVSLEIEAGKRTFIIGNNGAGKSTLIKALMDRAPETFIASEARVAYFSQDLDTLDPEKTVLENVAEDAAYPQHICRAVLANLYMTKDDMFKPVSVLSGGEKVKTALAKVLVSGCSFMILDEPTNHMDVYTMEGLEHLLESYDGTLLAVSHDRTFISHTGDVVCQLEKGNIQKSTAQKTDTRHSGKY
- the modA gene encoding molybdate ABC transporter substrate-binding protein, with translation MRKNVLGILLAGTIGSALITGCGAASSGTAQSSAPQQTQESAPASDEAGTSTADAADLTGHTLMIYCGAGITKPFQEIADSFKSVTGCEMNVTYANAGQIQSQITTSEEGDMFIAGSAEELKPVESYVSESRALVKHIPVLAVQSGNPKNITSLSGLAAEGVSLIIGDADSTPIGKIAKKALSDAGILDKVQIAASTATAPQMATAIAAGEADAAIIWKENCDAEGVEIVDNSGLEDYIKTIPAASLICSADHDARQAFLDYLNSGEAREIWIKYGYEIAE
- a CDS encoding ABC transporter permease, producing the protein MDMKLRNKHRRRRGTDLFSALTVAVALLAILFIGSAVCAIAAGGLPAFAGTIRQKEVLFALRLSAVTASLSTLIVMALALPTAYALTRTSMPFKELSGIIIELTLSLPYLLLGLSLLIIFSSPAGKWLKEQGFKVVFSPAGIVMAHILVNLPYAIRLIRTAFEASDQRMEFIARTLGASPWKCFLTILLPLCRRSLVSTFILTWSRALGEFGATLMVVGITRFKTETLPGSIYLSISTGDNQAAMATAMLMLMISGLALFLSRLLTSPADRNKRQVFIR